The genomic region CAATAATCCTACTCGCATTCGGAGATTAACGGTTTATCTCAACTACATCACACACCATGTACAGAAAACTCATATCCTAGCACACGACCCCGCATGTTACATTTCTCTATTATTATGTGATTCTTTTGTTTACTTTCAGTAACTTTCTGCTTTGAGGCTTAGGTTTTGAAGTTTTTTGGGGAATTTATGTATCTATGTATGTTTACTTTGTACTTTAGATGCATTTGGTAAATTTTAGACACCTTGGATCACTAGGTGGTCATATGTTGTTATTTGATGTAAACGTGTTGAATTTTCATAAAGATACATCTTAGCCTCCCCCGAGTAATCTAGAATTAGTACCTTTTGTGGTTAACCCATCACTTGCACCCCCACGACCAGTAATCGCCGGTTGTACACTCCCGTGATGGAAGAGAGGAGAACAACCCCAACCTTTCTCCATCAACCACCAAAATCCAGTTCCTCGGCTTGTTTTTGTGGGAACCTAATACACTTGAGCATGAAACTAATGATGATAATGAGGACTATATGATCGAGGACTTATTTATCCACTCTAGTTAGAGTTTCACTGCAATGGTTTCGTATCACCAAGGTTGAGCGACTATGTTTAAGAGTTTTAGGAATCCTTGCCGTTTTAGTGTTTTTTTCTTCTTCTTTCTTTTTTTTTTTTGTTTTTTTTAGTAAGGTGTTTCTTTCAACTTTAGGGATTTCAGTAATTTATTTTATGTTGCATATCATAAGGATAGTTATGAGAAATGTTGGTATTAATGTGGATGTGAATGTTAATCTCATGACTAATACTAGGTGAACTTCTTGAGGAGCCACCTAGAACCCACATCTTATGTGGCATAACCACATCATCAAATCATAATTTCATATTTTTCTTACTTTCGTTTTCTCTTAATTATAAAAATTCCTTTTTGAAATTTCACGTTCAATAAATTTTAGAAGTTCATCGTCTTTGAACAAGGTACAATCATGTGTATCTTTTTTTCTTCCTTCTGATAGAATATTTTATCCACCACTGATCGTTATTTCATCAATTTTTCATCAAGAGATCCAGGGTAGAACTTGACTCCTAACATGTGTTCAAATTTCTCCTCCAGATATCACACCTTTAGTATTAATCTTACAGCCCCTAGACAAGATCACACATACATGATTTTCTTATGTACTTTCTTGATTTTATATGTTAAACCCTATTCCACCAATTGCTATAAGAAAGGAGCACACCTTCCAGCAAATTAAGAAACATGTAAAATAGACATGACAGTATGCATAAGGATGTCGTAACTCGAAATCGAATGCCTTCACGAGTCCCCCATCTTTGCCACGATAACGATGAAACCAGGGTCAGATATACAATACAAGGCAAGCCTCATACATGATTCACATACTTCACTCACAAACCACCAAGGCTACCAAAGCAGACCACTTTATCCCCAACTCTGCCACCAGACTGTATGAAGGGTGTGGACCGTGTGGTAAGCTTGAATTCTATATACGACTCAGACTCGAATGCTGTACTGTTATCTATACTGGAGCACTCTAAAGCTAGCTCCATCCCCTTTAACATTACAGATTTCCATCACCAAATCATTATAAGACTTTCTCTCTAGATCTCTTTACTGGTGGAGGCGGTGAGAATTCCATCTGAACTTGTAGCTTAGATGGATCCAAAGATAGTCTTTCTATACAGAAAGCATCTACATCAAAGCCAGTGTCACTTTCCATGTCATTGCTAACTGACTCTTCATCAACGTTCTTTCCACTTTCTCCTTCTAGTATTGTTCTGAGAGAATCTAGTCGACTTTGTTGCGAGGCCTGATCCAACTTCAAGACACTCCTGATTCTGTCAAGTGCTGGATCTATGATGTCTAACAATCCCATAACCCATGAAGCATCATCCACAACTTCAGTGCGCTATTGCAAGAAACCAAAAACGGTACACTATTAGCTTCCAAAAGTTGCATTTGCAATATCATTACTAATATTACTCATATGTATATATAAGATGCAGTAGCTATGCTAATTACTAACCTGCTGGAAATAGAGATCGCGAATTTCCTCTGCACGGACAGAGTTCCCTTGATTTTCTTCCAATGATGCCCATGTCATCCATGTGACATAACTCTGAGAATTTATATTGAGAGAGGACCTGAATAATCTTCGGGCTGCGGATAGGTTACCATTTCTCTGTTCTAGAACTCCCCAAGCCTGCAAAACATGGTCACTCGAATGAAACCTTGACAAGATGTAGTTCATGTTGCTAACGCTATGTGTTCATTAATACTTCCATTGTCTTTTTAATAAAAGACTTAACTGTTAGAAGTTTCATGTTCGCATAACACTAAGAGAAAATGAGATACTATCTGGCTACTATCGTTACCTGTAGGCAGCGAGCAGCAGTTTCACTAGTTGAGTTAATAGACAATGCCTTTTGGTATAATTTCCTTGCTGTGGCAATGTTTCCTTCTTTCCATTCCATCCACCCCCAAGCCTAAAAACTCCAACATTTTGGTATCAACCAATTAGTTTTCTGTTCAATTAACAGTGATGCATGTATGAATAATTAAGTCATGTAATCAAGGCCATAAATCTTAAGCTTATTAAGGCCAAGAATCATTTTACCTAAAAATTAAATGACATGATTTATTAAATTGATGATGTGTCTATGTGACATGACATGCCACATAGGATTAAGGCCATAAATCTTAGGCCTTATTAAGGCCCTCTAGCACTATCCATCAAAAGATATATCTATCAGCTTAATATTGTCAACAGGCCAATGCATAAATGATGGAAAATTCTGTTCCTTTTCAGTGAGAAACAATGACTTGGCAGGAGAAAACCGTAGACAAAACGATTATCAAGGGTAGCCAGGGTAACAAAGGAATGTAATAGTTTGTAATCCATCCGAAGGATCAAATCCCCTCACCATGGTGGACTATTATTTCTGAAAAAGCAAAATAATTCATACGGGACTTAAACCAATGATCATTGGGCAGTAGGATAGTCACAGATCAGATTTGCATCATTCTCACAATTAATGAGGTAGTAATCCCAAACAAATAAGATGTGCATCAATTTATCTCAGCACTGAGAAGACTTCCTTACCGTCCACACTGGTTGATGCCTCGGATCCAACTCAGATGCTCGCCTGAACAACTGTCGAGCAAGATTTGCAGTAGAGTGTTCGTATTCCAATAAAGCAAGAGACTGAAGGAGGACTGGATCCCTTGGATTGAGCGCGTGGCCAATCTTTAATAATTTTCTCCCCTTCTCAACATTTCCCATTTTAGCTTCAAAAAGTCCCCAAATATGCCATGCAAACCTATTCTTTGGGCTTGCCTGTATTGATTTCTGCAAAAAGAGGAGAACACCAAGTTGCCATGTAGAAAGAATCAAAAAACTGAGCTAGAGCTAAACAGAACACAACTTGGTTATTGAAGCATTCTAAGGAAAAGATTGGTGAGAATGTCTAATGGATTCAGAACACATGCTGATGCATGACCATATATTGTTATGACCAATCACCTCAAAAAGTTGCCTAGCAGCACGATTATTTTCCTGTTGCATCTCCATCTGAGCCCACGCCTGCATCATGATTATTCGACAAATACAATAAGAAAAGCATCTCAACATACCACAAACCACAAAAGACATGGAAACTAACATAACAGAGAGGCCTACATGCAGGAAACTGATGACTTACAAGCCAACTGGCACAGCTTTTAGGATTGCATCTAGTGGCCTGCCTGAACAAGTACCGAGCCTGCTCATAGCGACTTGCTTTAGCTTCCAATCGTGCCAATGTCTGGTATATGTACTCATTCCCACCACAAAATTTCAAACCTTTAGCAAGCAGATGCCTCGCCTTACTAATATTCCCTTGCTTCAGCTCTAAAACTCCCCATCCATGCCAGGCAGCAATGTGCTTCTTATCAGCAACCGTCGCCGCATCAAATAACTCCCTTGCTCTCCTTGTATTCCCCATCTTATCTTCCAAAACAGCCCAACACTATAACCAAAACACAACCACCTCAATCTATCAATCCTACCAAAAGCAAATTGCACAAAGATCAAAATCTCGAAAGCAAAGAGAACCACCGAACCTGCCAAATGTATGGATTCTCTCCCTGCGTGGCTTGGCAACCTTTCTCATACACAGCCCTCGCTTCGCCCCATTTCGACTGCTTGCTTAACGCCTTCCCCAATGCCACATAACCTCTCCCATCTTCCGGCCAGTAATATATACACTTAAACCAACAAATTAACCAATTTCAGTTTCAGCTACTCACAACAAATTAGCAAGTAAAATGGTAAGTATACCTTTTCGAGTAACTGCTGAGCTTCAGCATAGCGGTAATTTCTGGTCAAGATCTTAGCTCTGTACAAGGCCAAGTCCAGGTTGACCTTCAACGGCTTCTCTTTGGGCTCCGACGCGGCGTCGCCGTCGTCGGGCTCGAAAATCGCAATCTTCTTGGCGAACTCGGCGAGGCCGACGTCGAGAGGGGAAGGGGCGGCATCGGCGTCGGTCTCGGCGTCCATGGAGGGGCGGCGAACGACGAGGACTGGTTTGGTGTCCGGCACGGCGGCATTGGTTCGAGCGCGGTCGTCGGAGAGGGAGTCGTGGTCGAGGAGCTGGGTGGAGGAGGAGTCGAGGGAGGAGCAGCGGGGAGGGGAGGGGAGGGGTAGAACGGGGATTTTGAAGGAGAATTTGGAGAGGTGGTTAGGGTTTGAGAAGAGAGTGAAGTTGGGGTTTGAGGATGAAGAAGAAGAAGAGAGGAGTTGCTGCATTTCTCTCTTAACGGATTAAACTGTGTTTGTATGATCTAAAAGTTGAATCAAATGTGAGGCGGGTAGGAGAAGAACGATGCGGGTACAATTACCGTTATAGCCTTGTGCACTCTCTTTTCAATCATTTTCACCAAAACGTCTCGGACGTGTACACTTTTGCACCTACAATGTTTCTTTTTATTTTCTTCTAACATCATAGAGAGGGAATCCAACATCTGATCTAGCCTAGTTTCAATACGAGATATTTAATCACATAGTGCGGTGAGGTTGGCTGAGCAGCATAGATGGAACGTCATGTTTATTGTTCAAAGTCTCATCTCTCACTATTTTGTGGTTAGTATGTTTGATTTGTATTTGATTTCGTGTATTTACGGTGAGAAATTAGATAAAATTTATTTGTCTACCATGTCGTGAACCTTAATTTAAATATTAGTAAGTATGTTACTAACTTGATAACGCATAAAAAGTAATTTCTTACCGAACATCAAGTTACTAGAGATCGTTTCTTTAAACATATACACAAGGGTACGTATTTTTTTTTTTTTTCGATTTCGTTGAGACACAAGGGATGATGAACGGGGGATTACTTGTATTTGTGAGAATGGAACGGGTTTTGTGTAGGGTTATTTTAGTCAATCGGGAAAGACCGCGCGCATTACCAACGGTTGCTGGTGGGCATTTTGCCACGTTTTCACTTTCTGGTATGGTTCTGGAAAAAGCAGATTTTTACGACACGTGGGCGACTATTATTGGGCAATTCCAGAAAGATCAGATTGTGTGTCGTCAAACTATTTAATATAAAATAAAAAGACAAAGAGGATCGAAAGGAAGTATGGGCTCGTATCTACTGTGATGCATTTTTGCTCCATTCATCACTCTAAACTCTAAATACAATGAGTGAATGACTTCAGTTGGACCGTGGAAAATAAACTTGTAAACTACAAGCAATCTTTCTGATAAATAGTTCATCCGCAATAAGATCACATTCTAATTTTCTCTCTTAAGTGATGAGGATAGTTTTACCGACTATTTATTTCGTAGGCGAAAGTCATCACTTTTTAGTGTACACTTTCGGCTACAATCAGTCATCACAAATGTCGTATTTCGTTTGTGGAACAGCGACTTCCTCGTACCGTGTTAAATTTCAAAGAAATAACTCAAATAAGATGACAGATTATTGAGTAAATAAAGCATGTGAATGTACAAGTGATTATTAGAAATGGGGTTATAAACCCAGCAAAGATTAATGTACAGATTATCAAAACTGAATTTTGGATTGGAGAAATTTCGACCTCCAAATACCAAGTATTGAACAACAAATGTCTCTCCAATTTCTCTGACAAAAAGAATGAAACTGTAACCGGATTCCTTTATCTGAAATGCTGAGCTATGCTGTAATTTGTTTACCTGCTTCAACTAGGAGAATGACGCTGAGGAACTTTCAGGCTGAGGCTGGGAAAGTTTCAGCCCCGACACCACAAAAGAAAAATATATATGGCATTTATACATAGCAGCCTGCCTCAATTGGCAGTACATACTTGGAATTAACTTTATTGATCTCAGCAAGTCAGCTGACAGTTTCCAATGAACAGGTCAAAAGATGCTTTTCAGAACCTAGCTTTCAATGGAATCCCCAACGTTAGAGAGTCATTCTTTGAGAACCTACCACCCCACTGCCTCTTTCGAGCTGGCCTGTGTTGCTTTTCATCAGCTGTTTCAACCGTGGGATCAACCTCAGGCATCAACTGCTTGTCTGGCTCCTTTTTCAAGGTGATTGGCTCCTTAAAGCGCTCCCCACGTTGCTCCATTTTTGCCATTGTTTGCAGAATCCTTTGCTTGTCATATCCTTCTACAACTTTATTCCCTTTAGAGGCATTACGACTATCAAACACTCCCTTTATCAAGCTGTCGGCTGGTTCTGTATAATCAGAAGCATGTTTTCTCTGCAAAGGATGTGTGGTATTCTGTTCTTGTGTTACAATCTGGCCCTCCTCTATATCCAAATCAGCATTTTGAGCCGTAACTGGAAAAATATCATGCCCTTTCTTGTTGTTTTGGTTCCATATAATATTTTGGGTGATTTTGACTGCCCTCGCCTTCTCAGATTCACAAGCTTGCGAAATCCCTGAAGTCATCCACTCTCCACCAATCTCTGCACCCATATTTTCTGGCCTGCCATTGTGCATCAAATTTCTGGCTTTAGAGCATCTTGTAAGGATCTGCAGTGTATCACAAGGAAATGTCACAAGCATGTAATATATCAGTAATTGCATAGGTAAAAGAGATGATTGATATCAGCAGCAGCAGCAGCAGAATGCATGATAAATAAAATTCAAAAACCACCCCCACCCTCTCCGGGTCTTATAATTGTCCCTGACTTCTATTCCCATCCTTCCAAAACTGATTTATAAACTGTGACTGTTATTACAAAATTCAAGATAAATTCAAGTTAAATGATTAGAAGATGACCATCAACATCTCAAGATATCTGTATGCATGGGTAAGCTTAATTAACAGTAGGCACTGTGTTATAACATCAAACAATGGAGTTATATGTTCATAAAGAATGCGGGTACTGATAATGTAAGCAATAAGTTCTAAGCTCCAACTCCTAGTCTTTAAACAGCTAAAAATAATCTATTTTGTGGTCAGCAGTTGCCTAGCTGCCAATCCCTCCACAAGAAAACAACAGTTACTTCCTAGTCCAAGATAACATCTATAGCGCTGATCACTGAGTCTTTGGTAGACAACTAGATATCACTTGGCAACAGTTTCAGATTTAAACTAAAAGCATAAAATGCTTCAGACATATAGGCTGATATATTTTGCAGCAAGGCAGAGAAAACTTCAATCATGAAGGATGAAAGATAATAATCAAATGTCTTCCCAAAGTATTCAATCATTAATCTGTGTTCCCAAACGAGTCTGACAACTATGGACGAGGATAATCAATATAATTTGTAGTAACTTTCAATAATATGAATTCAAAAGAAGATAGTTTCTAGTACCTAAAAAAATGAAAAGAAGACGCATGCTTTAGATCAGATGAACCCAAAAGTAGAACACAGAAACAGATACAGAATAAAGAACATGAAGAGGAAAAGCACAAAAGAAAATAGATTGTCTTCTTTATAATCTATAGAAAAGTCATTCATATGAGAATAAAAAAAAACCAAAAACAAAAGGGATGTCGGATTCATGCAATTTGCAACCTTAAATAGTATATATATTTGCCAACTTGAAGAGTGAGATTCAAGCAACATCTAAACGCCTCTCTTACTTAAATATTAGCATATATTAACCCCATCATTTGATTTGCAATTTCTGGAAGAAGCTTCTTGCATGAAATCAACATGCATGGCAAAGCCTACTTTACATTGAAATGCCTGAGTAATACTGATCAGCACCAAAATGAAAAAAAAAAAAACAAAAACAAAAAAAACATTGAAAATGAATGAACTAACTACACAACTGGAAGGTCCTGCTACAAGTCATTGCCTTGATGATTGCGGGAACCTTTTTCCCTCTCATTTCCAGTTATCAAGAACAAATCAAAAAAGTAGAAGTCATTAAAAGGTTCATAAAACACATTACTTGGCCAAGGGAAACTAAACACATGACATAGGAAACCAAAAAAAATAAAACAAGAAAGATGCAACGTGATATCATTGACCAGAATAAGTAAGGCTTGCTCAACTGAATTGGAGCACTCATATATACAAGTAAAGCCCTTGGTTTCTCCAACTTTACCTTTCGTTCCCTAACAGCCAAGTCCATCGAATTCCTGCACCTCACTGACTGCTCATGCTTACCTCTATACATCTTAACGCTTCTATTAACAAAGTTAGCACCAATTTCTTTTCTGGGCATTTTCAATCTACGCTGCTCTGGCTGCATATTATCATAACGCATTCCATCACTTAAAGGACCATATTTAGCATGAAATTTTTCATGCCGCACATATTTTCGATAAGAACAGGATGCTTTCTCAGAATACAATTTGTCAGCATGATGTCTGACAGTAAACTGATCTTCAGTCCAGTGCATAACTTCAGAACCCCAGTTCGATCTTCTCCACCTTAAATGATCATTAGCATACACGTTATCTTCAATTTCATAACCATCATAGTGATCATCAAACCAATCAATCTCATTGGCTTCTTCAACATCTATTTTTCTCACATGTCTCCAATATCTTTCGTCTGTTGTTCTTGGGCAAAAAACATCAATTCTTGGTGATATGGAGTGTTTCCAGCTTCCATCATCAGCTTTATCTCTGTAAGACTGATGGCGCAAGTGTCGATTTTCTTTGGGTTTGCAATGTACATCTTCAAAATTCTCAGAGTGTAAATCATCCAAATACATGGGACTGCCCACATATCCACCCCTTCGTCCCCAGTTATTCAGTTGTCTCCTGACTGGTGGGAACTTCCTTTCATCAAAATCATCAAAATTATTCCTTTTTCGACTAGTGAATGATGTGCATCTCCCAGCTTTTTCTCCCAGAAAATCGTCTTCATGCCACTTAGAATTGGGTATTTTCTTAAACAGCAATTTGTTGCTGTTCCTTCTCCACTGAGCATCCCTTTTTCCAACAGTGTAGGAATACCTAGCATGCAACCCCCTGGACTCCCTGCTGGTAAGAGGACTCCTCTCCTCAGTGAACCGAGTAATTCCAAAGTGGTTCCAATCTGTATCCGTATCTTCACAACAATTCTGCCTCTCATTAAAAGTTCTATTCACATATCGATCTAGTTTCCGTTGGAGCTGGTGACTACCTTTTCTACTCGAATACTTTCTCTGTTTTCTTTTATTCTGATCATGGTTATCAGCATTTCTAATGCCATAATGGCAGGAAAATTTTGGTTCTTTATATTCTGAAATATCTGCTCTATTAATATCACCAGAACCTCGCAGCCTCTCCTCCTGTCCGCGAGGATTCTCTGAGCCATTCCAGTCATTTGGGTCCTCAGTATCTGAGGTGAGAGACATATCATTGTCATTGTTTCTGTGATTACTTGGTCCATCAATACTGTTGAGCCTCCCACCCTGATGATTATGCTTCTTTTGAGAAGAACTTCTACACATAGAATA from Fragaria vesca subsp. vesca linkage group LG3, FraVesHawaii_1.0, whole genome shotgun sequence harbors:
- the LOC101308556 gene encoding uncharacterized protein LOC101308556; its protein translation is MYLDDLHSENFEDVHCKPKENRHLRHQSYRDKADDGSWKHSISPRIDVFCPRTTDERYWRHVRKIDVEEANEIDWFDDHYDGYEIEDNVYANDHLRWRRSNWGSEVMHWTEDQFTVRHHADKLYSEKASCSYRKYVRHEKFHAKYGPLSDGMRYDNMQPEQRRLKMPRKEIGANFVNRSVKMYRGKHEQSVRCRNSMDLAVRERKILTRCSKARNLMHNGRPENMGAEIGGEWMTSGISQACESEKARAVKITQNIIWNQNNKKGHDIFPVTAQNADLDIEEGQIVTQEQNTTHPLQRKHASDYTEPADSLIKGVFDSRNASKGNKVVEGYDKQRILQTMAKMEQRGERFKEPITLKKEPDKQLMPEVDPTVETADEKQHRPARKRQWGGRFSKNDSLTLGIPLKARF
- the LOC101313972 gene encoding psbB mRNA maturation factor Mbb1, chloroplastic-like, translated to MQQLLSSSSSSSNPNFTLFSNPNHLSKFSFKIPVLPLPSPPRCSSLDSSSTQLLDHDSLSDDRARTNAAVPDTKPVLVVRRPSMDAETDADAAPSPLDVGLAEFAKKIAIFEPDDGDAASEPKEKPLKVNLDLALYRAKILTRNYRYAEAQQLLEKCIYYWPEDGRGYVALGKALSKQSKWGEARAVYEKGCQATQGENPYIWQCWAVLEDKMGNTRRARELFDAATVADKKHIAAWHGWGVLELKQGNISKARHLLAKGLKFCGGNEYIYQTLARLEAKASRYEQARYLFRQATRCNPKSCASWLAWAQMEMQQENNRAARQLFEKSIQASPKNRFAWHIWGLFEAKMGNVEKGRKLLKIGHALNPRDPVLLQSLALLEYEHSTANLARQLFRRASELDPRHQPVWTAWGWMEWKEGNIATARKLYQKALSINSTSETAARCLQAWGVLEQRNGNLSAARRLFRSSLNINSQSYVTWMTWASLEENQGNSVRAEEIRDLYFQQRTEVVDDASWVMGLLDIIDPALDRIRSVLKLDQASQQSRLDSLRTILEGESGKNVDEESVSNDMESDTGFDVDAFCIERLSLDPSKLQVQMEFSPPPPVKRSREKVL